A stretch of DNA from Nitrospiraceae bacterium:
CAGAGCACAGCAACAAGGATTATGCCGACTATGGCAACTGTCTTATACTCGCGGGTAAGAAAGGCTGATGCCCCTTCTTTTACAGCGTTTGATATCTGCTTCATGCGTTCACTGCCTGCATCCTGCTTAAGCACCCATAATGCTGTCGCAATAGCGTATATAACGCCGGCTGCGCCGCAAAGCAGAGCAAAAAGAATTAATCCGCTCATGTTTCCCCTCCCCTAAAAAATTAATAATTTTTTGACTCAGAAATTTGAAGCAATAGCGATTATATATTAAGTCTTTTTTAGAATTCAACCTTTACCGCATAAAAATTAAGGCGGTTTTTATTCAAGCGCTGAGCAGACATTTTTGAATATCTGTTCTATTGTCCCAACTCCGCTTATGGATTTTAAAATTCTTTTCTTATTGTAGTAATCTATAAGAGGAGCTGTCTTTTCCTCATAAACATCAAGTCTTGTTTTTATTGTCTCTTCTTTATCATCATCTCTCTGAAAAAGCTTTCCTCCGCATTTGTCGCATATGTTTTCTTTTTTAGACGGAGAAAAATATATGTTATACATCTGCTGGCAGGATTTGCATGTCCTTCTTCCTGTAAGTCTTTTCATAAGATCGTCTTTTGGAACATCAATGCTCAATGCAAAATCAAGCGGCATATTGAGTTCTTTTAATATAGCGTCAAGTTTTTCCGCCTGGACAGTGGTTCTAGGGAATCCGTCCAGTATAAAACCCTTTTTGCAGTCAGGCTGCTGTAATCTCTCTCTTATCAGACCGATAACAACCTCATCAGGCACAAGTCCTCCGCTGTCCATAAAAGATTTTGCCTTTATTCCAAGAGGCGTGCCGTCCGCCACAGCCTTTCTCAATATGTCTCCTGTCGATATCTGGGGAATTCTGTACTTGTCTATCAACATCTTTGCCTGAGTACCCTTGCCTGCTCCGGGTGCGCCTAATAATACCAGTCTCATTAATGCCTCCGTTTTTAAAAAATTTAAGCAAACAAAAATCAGCAATAAATATAGACTTTGAAGCAATTTTAAGTCAAATTCATATTTCTCATTCAAACATAAAATTTATTTATTAAAAGATAAGGTTTTAATTATAAGGATAATATGCTCTCTAAATATTCGCGTAATTTATCTATAGCCATTTTTCTGTGGCTGATGTAATCTTTTTCGGAAGCAGTCATCTCGGCAAATGTCCTGTCAAAACCTTCAGGCACAAACACGGGATCATAACCAAAACCGTTCCTGCCTCTGGGTTTCTCAATTATTATTCCATTAACAAAACCTTCAAATGTCTTAAAGCTTCCATCAGGAAAAGCAAAAGCCGCTGAACAGACGAATCTAGCTTTTCTTTTTTCACCTTTGAAATTTCTCATTTCTTGAAGAAGCTTATCAACATTTTCCTTGTCATTAGATCC
This window harbors:
- a CDS encoding adenylate kinase, yielding MRLVLLGAPGAGKGTQAKMLIDKYRIPQISTGDILRKAVADGTPLGIKAKSFMDSGGLVPDEVVIGLIRERLQQPDCKKGFILDGFPRTTVQAEKLDAILKELNMPLDFALSIDVPKDDLMKRLTGRRTCKSCQQMYNIYFSPSKKENICDKCGGKLFQRDDDKEETIKTRLDVYEEKTAPLIDYYNKKRILKSISGVGTIEQIFKNVCSALE
- a CDS encoding XTP/dITP diphosphatase, producing MDIVLATRNRKKLEEILRIISDKNISFHTLNDFSDFPEVIEDGKTFEENAIKKAVQTAHFTNKPVVADDSGLEVFALSRAPGIFSARYAGTGSNDKENVDKLLQEMRNFKGEKRKARFVCSAAFAFPDGSFKTFEGFVNGIIIEKPRGRNGFGYDPVFVPEGFDRTFAEMTASEKDYISHRKMAIDKLREYLESILSL